The Corynebacterium comes genome window below encodes:
- the metE gene encoding 5-methyltetrahydropteroyltriglutamate--homocysteine S-methyltransferase — translation MSSFPSFTIEGYPRVGANRELKKALESFWAGRIDEETFTSSAHSIRLENYARLRDLGLDADYAIPADVALYDHVLETSLTVGLIGGEAEKIDLAEYFALARGNAERSPLEMTKWFDTNYHYLVPEVADSGAITPRAQRILDIVAEAKAAGHVVRPYLVGPVTLLAKSKPAEGAGNPLNRLAELTEAYKTVLAALKEAGVEWVQLAEPALVSDLTIATDEELAQHAAATYAAILGETNRPQVLISTPYGSLRAGLEALAQAGPEALHVDLAPATLAADAGYADRVADAVKAADKGTILVAGVIDGRNVWAADLRERLSVLEGLKDAGVEKLAVSSSVSLLHVPHTVAAETSLPVDVAGWLSFAEEKIGEARALSAALEGGTVAAADEFARSDRAVRTRNESARTHNKAVQARVAALPEGQVARQPEFAARVEAQKALNLPKLPTTTIGSFPQTAEIRKARADHRTGALNDEQYTEALKDEVKSVIELQERLGIDVLVHGEPERNDMVQYFAELLDGFVVTENGWVQSYGSRCTRPPIVVGDVSRPEAMTVEWARYAQSLSEKHVKGMLTGPVTILAWSFVRDDVPLSVSADQIGVALADEVTDLEAAGIEIIQIDEPALRELLPLREDARPEYLAWAVRSFRLVALDAKPATQIHTHLCYSEFGQIIDAVAALDADVTSIEAARSRMELLEDLEDSFHSEIGPGIWDIHSPRIPSVAELTELIKAALVNVPTERLWVNPDCGLKTRGYAETEQSLRNMVLARDIVVESL, via the coding sequence ATGTCTTCTTTCCCGTCCTTCACCATCGAGGGTTACCCCCGCGTCGGCGCCAACCGCGAACTGAAGAAGGCCCTCGAGTCCTTCTGGGCAGGCCGCATCGACGAGGAGACCTTCACCTCCTCAGCACACTCCATCCGCCTGGAGAACTACGCACGTCTGCGTGACCTCGGCCTTGACGCCGACTACGCCATCCCGGCCGACGTCGCCCTCTACGACCACGTCCTCGAGACCTCCCTGACCGTCGGTCTGATCGGCGGCGAGGCCGAGAAGATCGACCTCGCCGAGTACTTCGCCCTGGCCCGCGGCAACGCCGAGCGTTCCCCGCTCGAGATGACCAAGTGGTTCGACACCAACTACCACTACCTCGTCCCCGAGGTCGCCGACTCCGGCGCCATCACCCCGCGCGCACAGCGCATCCTGGACATCGTCGCCGAGGCCAAGGCCGCCGGTCACGTCGTCCGCCCGTACCTGGTCGGCCCGGTCACCCTGCTGGCCAAGTCCAAGCCGGCGGAGGGCGCGGGCAACCCACTGAACCGCCTGGCCGAGCTCACCGAGGCCTACAAGACCGTCCTCGCCGCACTCAAGGAGGCCGGCGTCGAGTGGGTCCAGCTGGCTGAGCCCGCCCTGGTCTCCGACCTGACCATCGCCACCGACGAGGAGCTGGCACAGCACGCCGCCGCCACCTACGCCGCCATCCTGGGTGAGACCAATCGCCCGCAGGTCCTCATCTCCACCCCGTACGGCTCCCTGCGCGCAGGCCTCGAGGCACTGGCACAGGCCGGCCCGGAGGCCCTGCACGTTGACCTGGCCCCGGCCACCCTGGCTGCCGACGCCGGTTACGCCGACCGTGTCGCCGACGCCGTGAAGGCCGCCGACAAGGGCACCATCCTGGTTGCCGGCGTCATCGACGGCCGCAACGTCTGGGCCGCTGACCTGCGTGAGCGCCTGTCGGTGCTGGAGGGCCTGAAGGACGCGGGCGTCGAGAAGCTCGCCGTCTCCTCCTCCGTCTCCCTGCTGCACGTCCCGCACACCGTCGCCGCCGAGACCTCCCTGCCGGTTGACGTCGCCGGCTGGCTCTCCTTCGCCGAGGAGAAGATCGGCGAAGCCAGGGCCCTGTCCGCAGCGCTGGAGGGTGGCACCGTCGCCGCCGCCGACGAGTTCGCACGTTCCGACCGCGCGGTGCGCACCCGCAACGAGTCCGCACGCACCCACAACAAGGCAGTCCAGGCCCGCGTCGCCGCTCTGCCGGAGGGCCAGGTCGCCCGCCAGCCGGAGTTCGCCGCACGCGTAGAGGCCCAGAAGGCCCTCAACCTGCCGAAGCTGCCGACCACCACCATCGGTTCCTTCCCGCAGACCGCCGAGATCCGCAAGGCCCGCGCCGACCACCGCACCGGTGCCCTCAACGACGAGCAGTACACCGAGGCACTGAAGGACGAGGTCAAGTCTGTCATCGAGCTGCAGGAGCGCCTCGGCATCGACGTCCTCGTGCACGGCGAGCCCGAGCGCAACGACATGGTGCAGTACTTCGCTGAGCTTCTCGACGGCTTCGTGGTCACCGAGAACGGCTGGGTCCAGTCCTACGGCTCCCGCTGCACCCGTCCGCCGATCGTCGTCGGCGACGTCTCCCGCCCGGAGGCCATGACCGTGGAGTGGGCCAGGTACGCCCAGTCCCTGTCGGAGAAGCACGTCAAGGGCATGCTCACCGGTCCGGTCACCATCCTGGCCTGGTCCTTCGTGCGTGACGACGTCCCGCTGTCCGTCTCCGCCGACCAGATCGGCGTCGCCCTCGCGGACGAGGTCACCGACCTCGAGGCCGCCGGCATCGAGATCATCCAGATCGACGAGCCCGCCCTGCGCGAGCTGCTGCCGCTGCGTGAGGACGCCCGCCCCGAGTACCTCGCCTGGGCCGTCCGCTCCTTCCGCCTGGTCGCCCTCGACGCGAAGCCGGCCACCCAGATCCACACCCACCTCTGCTACTCGGAGTTCGGTCAGATCATCGACGCCGTCGCCGCCCTCGACGCCGACGTCACCTCCATCGAGGCCGCCCGCTCCCGCATGGAACTCCTCGAGGACCTCGAGGACTCCTTCCACTCCGAGATCGGCCCGGGCATCTGGGACATCCACTCCCCGCGCATCCCGTCCGTCGCCGAGCTCACCGAGCTGATCAAGGCCGCTCTGGTCAACGTTCCGACCGAGCGCCTCTGGGTCAACCCGGACTGTGGTCTGAAGACCCGTGGTTACGCAGAGACCGAACAGTCCCTGCGCAACATGGTCCTCGCCCGCGACATCGTGGTTGAGTCGCTGTAA
- a CDS encoding cation diffusion facilitator family transporter, protein MATRAHDHGHEHGFGGTHTTSAPLRALAIAFGITATVFFAELTAGLISGSLSLLSDAMHMFSDAAGLIIALLAALVGGKAASRSATFGYRRVEVLAALVNAVAVTVVVAWILIQALGRLGEVREIDTTLMLTVAVIGLVANGLSAWVLARHRSENLNVRGAFLHVLADMLGSVAVIIAGLVIRFTGWTPADTIASLAIVAFVLPRALTLLWQTVEVLLERVPRGVDGREVEQALCGLPGVSAVHDLHIWSTDGVTPLATCHLVVDDSCVDPSACGILAEAQAALHQFGIEHSTIQLEHPGHLEDEQVCGP, encoded by the coding sequence ATGGCCACCCGCGCGCATGATCACGGGCACGAGCACGGTTTCGGCGGCACGCACACCACGTCCGCCCCGCTGCGCGCGCTCGCGATCGCGTTCGGCATCACCGCTACGGTGTTCTTCGCCGAGCTGACGGCGGGCCTGATCTCTGGTTCTCTGTCACTGCTCTCGGACGCAATGCACATGTTCTCGGACGCCGCGGGGCTGATTATCGCGCTGCTGGCTGCGCTGGTGGGCGGGAAGGCGGCGTCGAGAAGCGCGACGTTCGGCTACCGGCGCGTGGAGGTGCTGGCGGCGCTGGTGAATGCGGTGGCGGTGACGGTCGTGGTGGCATGGATCCTCATTCAGGCGCTCGGGCGGCTGGGGGAGGTTCGTGAGATCGACACGACGCTGATGCTCACCGTGGCCGTGATCGGCCTCGTCGCGAACGGGCTCTCCGCCTGGGTGCTGGCACGGCACAGATCGGAGAACCTCAACGTCCGGGGTGCGTTCCTGCACGTGCTTGCGGACATGCTGGGTTCAGTGGCGGTCATCATCGCGGGTCTGGTGATCCGCTTCACGGGATGGACGCCGGCGGACACCATCGCCTCGTTGGCGATCGTGGCGTTCGTGCTGCCGCGGGCACTGACCCTGCTGTGGCAGACGGTGGAGGTGCTGCTGGAGAGGGTGCCGCGAGGGGTGGATGGGCGGGAGGTCGAGCAGGCACTCTGTGGGCTGCCGGGCGTGAGTGCGGTCCACGACCTGCACATCTGGTCCACTGACGGCGTGACCCCGCTCGCCACCTGCCACCTTGTGGTTGATGATTCCTGTGTGGATCCCTCAGCCTGCGGCATCCTCGCGGAGGCCCAGGCCGCGCTGCATCAGTTCGGCATCGAGCACTCCACGATCCAACTCGAGCACCCGGGTCACCTGGAGGACGAGCAGGTGTGCGGACCCTAG
- a CDS encoding CueP family metal-binding protein, giving the protein MKRTVAAMIALALGLAGCSAADEESTAPGSVSPQSFLKSQGLSGMNAVEIVDYLDRVPVAARDTDLMASVRHDELLLTADGQEIALDLPEEMTYVSIAPYVDETHDCFYHSLTTCRGELGNQPVQVAFVDGATGETLIEEEVTTFSNGFFGFWVPSHATGTIEVSHQGRTGTTEFSTEEDGATCVTDLQLV; this is encoded by the coding sequence GTGAAACGAACAGTGGCAGCCATGATCGCCCTCGCCCTCGGCCTGGCGGGATGCTCTGCGGCCGATGAGGAATCCACTGCCCCCGGCTCGGTTTCCCCACAGTCCTTCCTGAAGTCCCAGGGATTGTCCGGGATGAACGCCGTGGAGATCGTCGATTACCTCGACCGGGTGCCCGTTGCCGCACGGGACACGGACCTCATGGCTTCGGTCCGCCACGACGAGCTGCTGCTGACGGCCGATGGTCAGGAGATCGCGCTCGATCTGCCGGAGGAGATGACCTATGTGTCGATCGCCCCGTATGTGGACGAGACCCACGACTGCTTCTATCACAGCCTGACCACCTGTAGGGGCGAGCTGGGCAACCAGCCTGTCCAGGTCGCCTTTGTCGATGGTGCGACGGGGGAGACGCTGATCGAGGAGGAGGTCACCACCTTCAGTAACGGTTTCTTCGGCTTCTGGGTGCCCAGTCACGCCACCGGCACGATCGAGGTCAGCCACCAGGGACGGACGGGGACAACGGAGTTTTCCACGGAGGAAGACGGTGCCACCTGCGTCACTGACCTCCAGTTGGTCTAG
- a CDS encoding peptidylprolyl isomerase, whose product MSHMTNKTATATLHTNRGDIVIDLFGNHAPVTVENFVGLAQGTKEYSTENAKGEKTGPFYDGAIFHRIIDGFMIQGGDPTGTGRGGPGFMFADEFHPELRFDRSYLLAMANAGPGTNGSQFFITTGPTPHLNNHHTIFGEVVDPESRKVVDAISSTPTDRMDRPVDPVVIESVTIA is encoded by the coding sequence ATGTCCCACATGACCAACAAGACCGCAACCGCGACGCTGCACACCAATCGCGGCGATATTGTCATCGATCTCTTCGGCAACCACGCCCCGGTCACCGTCGAGAACTTCGTCGGCCTGGCACAGGGCACCAAGGAGTACTCCACCGAGAACGCCAAGGGCGAGAAGACCGGCCCGTTCTACGACGGCGCAATCTTCCACCGCATCATCGACGGCTTCATGATCCAGGGCGGCGACCCGACCGGCACCGGCCGTGGCGGCCCGGGCTTCATGTTCGCCGACGAGTTCCACCCGGAGCTGCGCTTCGACCGTTCCTACCTGCTGGCCATGGCCAACGCCGGTCCGGGCACCAACGGCTCCCAGTTCTTCATCACCACCGGCCCGACCCCGCACCTGAACAACCACCACACCATCTTCGGTGAGGTCGTTGACCCGGAGTCCCGCAAGGTCGTCGACGCGATCTCCTCCACCCCGACCGACCGCATGGACCGCCCGGTCGACCCGGTCGTCATCGAGTCCGTCACCATCGCCTGA
- a CDS encoding methylenetetrahydrofolate reductase, whose amino-acid sequence MNATASQHSAKRRFSASAPFDSFDPVETHQAQVPSRTSLSFEVMPPRHDADEAKIDELLATLRSYNPDYISVTSSRNSGWLEGTARFIEKIDARTRIPTLAHLACTAGTRGELIGWINRLMDSGVRGFLALRGDYAEGQTGMPAGYLPHATDLISLIRTLENDQRARFGAGRLAIGVAAYPSGHEESASKDEDIDVLLTKQRLGADFAITQLFFDAEDYLRFAERARLAGVRIPLIPGIMPMTSLARLRRMGQLSGLNVPARLLSRLEAAGPEGEYQTGLDLTAELARTILAAGAGGMHVYTFNRPDTTTELLDRIGIAPPPTG is encoded by the coding sequence ATGAACGCAACAGCATCGCAGCACAGCGCCAAGCGGCGTTTCTCCGCCTCCGCTCCGTTCGATTCCTTCGACCCCGTCGAGACGCATCAGGCACAGGTACCTTCCCGTACCTCCCTCTCCTTTGAGGTCATGCCGCCGCGCCACGATGCCGACGAGGCGAAGATCGACGAACTCCTGGCCACCCTCCGGTCCTACAACCCGGACTACATCTCCGTGACCAGCTCACGGAATTCCGGTTGGCTGGAGGGCACCGCCAGGTTCATCGAGAAGATCGACGCCCGGACCCGGATCCCCACCCTCGCGCACCTGGCCTGCACCGCAGGCACCCGCGGGGAACTCATCGGCTGGATCAACCGGCTCATGGACTCCGGGGTGCGCGGCTTCCTCGCCCTCCGCGGCGACTACGCCGAGGGGCAGACCGGAATGCCGGCGGGTTACCTCCCGCACGCCACCGATCTCATCAGCCTCATCCGAACCCTGGAGAACGATCAGCGCGCCCGCTTCGGTGCCGGCCGCCTGGCCATCGGCGTGGCCGCCTACCCCAGTGGCCATGAGGAATCCGCGAGCAAGGACGAGGACATCGACGTCCTCCTGACCAAGCAACGTCTCGGTGCGGACTTCGCCATCACCCAGCTCTTCTTCGACGCGGAGGACTACCTCCGCTTCGCGGAGAGAGCCCGTCTGGCGGGAGTACGGATCCCGCTCATACCGGGAATCATGCCCATGACGAGTCTCGCGAGACTGCGCCGAATGGGACAGCTCTCCGGACTCAACGTCCCCGCCCGGCTCCTGAGCCGGCTGGAGGCGGCGGGACCGGAGGGCGAATACCAGACGGGCCTCGACCTCACGGCCGAGCTCGCGCGGACCATCCTGGCGGCCGGTGCCGGTGGAATGCACGTCTACACATTCAACCGGCCCGACACCACCACGGAACTGCTGGACCGCATCGGAATCGCGCCCCCACCAACCGGTTAG
- a CDS encoding rhomboid family intramembrane serine protease — MITLRRWWADAPATTLFTLTAVAVYVITALQSRSVMDNLPGSSLGAAWVLYGPEVAQGGLDRLRALGAVFLHIDLGHVAINCFMLMLIGREIEKFAGTALYSAAFLAGGIGASATVLWMAPYNPTAGASGALFALMVLLLGIARVRGNDLRAPLVLILMNVIYTFIAPSVSLWGHLGGLFAGLMMVWFFISSRPAVRWSGVLGVLVLSCVLVLLV, encoded by the coding sequence GTGATCACCCTGCGTCGTTGGTGGGCTGACGCCCCCGCCACCACTCTGTTCACACTCACCGCGGTTGCCGTCTATGTGATCACCGCGTTGCAGTCCCGCTCTGTGATGGACAACCTCCCCGGTTCCTCCCTCGGTGCCGCCTGGGTCCTCTACGGCCCGGAGGTTGCCCAGGGCGGACTCGACCGCCTCCGGGCCCTCGGCGCGGTCTTCCTCCACATCGATCTGGGGCATGTGGCCATCAACTGCTTCATGCTCATGCTCATCGGCCGTGAGATCGAGAAGTTCGCCGGGACCGCCCTGTATTCCGCGGCTTTCCTCGCCGGTGGCATCGGGGCCTCCGCGACCGTCCTGTGGATGGCTCCGTACAACCCCACCGCCGGAGCTTCCGGAGCACTTTTCGCCCTCATGGTCCTGCTCCTCGGGATCGCCCGTGTCCGGGGGAATGACCTGCGCGCACCCCTGGTGCTCATCCTGATGAATGTCATCTACACCTTCATCGCCCCGAGCGTCTCGCTCTGGGGGCACCTGGGTGGGCTGTTCGCGGGTCTGATGATGGTGTGGTTCTTCATCAGCAGTCGTCCGGCCGTGCGCTGGTCCGGCGTGCTGGGGGTTCTCGTCCTTTCCTGTGTCCTCGTGCTGCTTGTGTAA
- a CDS encoding CAP domain-containing protein, translated as MKNLKRAAIALASAAVMSVGVVSPASALSSHPALSFRLPAPSSSPVSKDAGHIENETVRLLNDYRASRGLNRLNVDPGLTSQARGWSQRMAGGSSFAHSNSNVFENIAWNTHAGSDSFFNQWKGSPGHNRNMLEAGVTKVGVGVAYAPDGKAYATMQLS; from the coding sequence TTGAAGAATCTGAAGCGCGCCGCCATTGCTCTGGCATCCGCCGCAGTGATGTCTGTCGGGGTTGTCTCCCCGGCCAGCGCCCTCTCATCCCACCCCGCCCTCTCGTTCCGTCTTCCTGCGCCGTCCTCCTCGCCTGTGTCGAAGGACGCCGGACACATTGAGAATGAGACGGTCCGTCTGCTCAATGACTATCGGGCATCCCGGGGCCTCAACCGTCTGAACGTCGATCCGGGGCTCACCTCCCAGGCCCGCGGCTGGTCCCAGCGCATGGCCGGCGGTAGTTCCTTTGCGCACAGCAATTCCAATGTGTTCGAGAACATCGCCTGGAACACCCACGCAGGTTCGGACAGCTTCTTCAACCAGTGGAAGGGCTCCCCGGGCCATAACCGCAACATGCTCGAGGCGGGTGTCACCAAGGTCGGAGTGGGTGTCGCATACGCCCCGGACGGCAAAGCCTACGCCACCATGCAGCTGTCCTGA
- a CDS encoding DUF3566 domain-containing protein — MATRDVSVTRVSPLSAFRVGLAMSLVGMAAWLIAVALLYAGMGAAGIWDQVNSLLGDIGGSQAVTFGLVMSFAALLGAIGAILTTILAPLSAVVYNAIVDLFGGLQVRHQEEAS, encoded by the coding sequence ATGGCAACACGTGACGTCTCAGTGACCCGAGTGTCACCCCTGTCCGCTTTCCGGGTCGGCCTGGCCATGTCGCTCGTCGGGATGGCCGCCTGGCTCATCGCCGTCGCACTGCTCTACGCGGGCATGGGTGCCGCCGGCATCTGGGACCAGGTCAACTCCCTGCTCGGCGACATCGGAGGCTCCCAGGCCGTCACCTTCGGCCTCGTCATGTCCTTCGCTGCCCTCCTGGGCGCGATCGGTGCGATCCTGACGACCATCCTCGCGCCCCTGTCCGCGGTGGTCTACAACGCCATCGTCGACCTCTTCGGTGGCCTGCAGGTCAGACATCAGGAGGAGGCCTCCTGA